The sequence GTTTGCCAAACACTCAAAGTAATACGCTACAATATCGTTTGCCAGAAAACGCACCGTCTTTTGGAGTTGTTAATGCACAAATTACAAGAACTTTTTCGAGTGTGTTTGAAGTATATTTTGGAGGAGAAAATTTAGGAAACTTTAAGCAGAAGAATGCAATTGTAAGTGCAGAGAATCCATTTGGCTCGTCTTTTGATAGTAGTATGATATACGGACCAGTTTTTGGGCAAATGTATTATGCAGGTTTGCGATTTAAAATAAAATAAGTAATTTTAAAATAAAAAAGAACATGAAAAAAATAATAATGGTTTTACTAATGGGGATGTTTTCATTAGTAATTTTTTCTCAAGAAAAGAAAAGTAAAAACAAACAAGTTTCATTTAAAGTGACAGGAAATTGTGAAATGTGTGAGAAAAAAATTGAAAAAGCTGCATTCTCTATTAAAGGTGTTAAAAGTGCCGATTGGAAGAATGATGAGCAAAATATATTTTTAATTATTGATGAAACTAAATGTAGTACATTAGATGTTGCCAATGCAATTGCAAAAGCAGGATATGATTCTGAATTAGTAAAAGCAGACGATGAAGATTATGATAATTTACATGGTTGTTGTCAATATAAAAGAGATTAATTCATTTAAATCCCGATAGTTTTATCGGGATTTTTTTTTTGATTAATATTTGATTTTTGTATAATGAACTGGATACTTTTTTATTATTAATTTTTTTTCTTAAAAAAACCTTTTGAATTAAAAAAAAAGGTACATTTGTTCCATATTTAAGGATTAATTATGAGCTTCAATAAGCCTGCTTTTTTTAAACTTACTATGAGTGCACTTTTCCTAATATTTTTAGGATTAGTTACTTTTGGTAATAATCAAAGTAAAGAAGAAGTTTATAAAACTGTTGCAGTTTTTGAAAACACAACAGTTTCACTTGATAATAATCATTATTTAATTTTAGAATCAAATGACGATTCTATTTCTTTTAGAGAATCTGAAATTGAGTTAGAACTTGAAATTGAAACTTTTCTTTTTCAAAAATCTATTTATAGTTTTGAAACACTTTCTACAGTTTTAAAGAATGAATGCTATTATTGTACTCATTTTTATACTGAACAAAGTATTCCACTTTACGATTTGTTTTGTAATTGGAAATTGCACCTTTCTTAATACATAATTTAAAACCTTTTTTAACTGTATTTTTTTACGATTCTATAACATCGTAATAATACGCTATGTATTAACTTTATTTCATTTTTAAATGAATACACATACCGTAGGTTTCGATGAACAACATGTTCTCGAACACCTAAAACACTATTTACCAGCACAAAATCCGCTGAAGGACTTTGTGCATCATAATACGCTACATGCTTTTCAGAAGGATCATTTCTTCTCAGCATTACAAGAAGCTTCAGAAATTTTCGGATACAAGACTTATTTATCTTTACCAGAATTCAGAACTCGATTTGCTAAAAAAGAAATTTCAGAACCTGTTTTAGATTATGTCATCCGAAAAAACAAAGTAGATAAAGATTTTTCTAAATGGAAAAATAATCTATTAGAGAAAAAATATTATGAATACCTAACTGCAAGAGTAGGAACATTGCGTTCTTTTTGGAAAAAAGAGTATGCAATTAATTTAGATAA is a genomic window of Flavobacterium jumunjinense containing:
- a CDS encoding heavy-metal-associated domain-containing protein encodes the protein MKKIIMVLLMGMFSLVIFSQEKKSKNKQVSFKVTGNCEMCEKKIEKAAFSIKGVKSADWKNDEQNIFLIIDETKCSTLDVANAIAKAGYDSELVKADDEDYDNLHGCCQYKRD